One region of Chanodichthys erythropterus isolate Z2021 chromosome 19, ASM2448905v1, whole genome shotgun sequence genomic DNA includes:
- the med9 gene encoding mediator of RNA polymerase II transcription subunit 9, which produces MATAVPVVEEAEDYSFLPIIHDVIKCMDKESPDVHQELNKLKTKIQEAREQISAMPGIDMSPALQESRLQTLREQVQTKNQLLQKYKSLCMFDIPKPS; this is translated from the exons ATGGCGACTGCGGTACCGGTGGTAGAAGAGGCTGAAGATTACTCCTTTTTACCCATTATTCACGACGTAATAAAATG CATGGATAAGGAAAGTCCAGACGTACATCAGGAGCTGAACAAACTGAAGACGAAGATTCAGGAGGCTCGGGAGCAGATCTCAGCCATGCCGGGGATCGACATGAGTCCTGCGCTGCAGGAGAGCAGACTGCAGACCCTCAGAGAGCAGGTCCAGACCAAGAACCAGCTTCTGCAGAAATACAAGAGCCTGTGCATGTTTGACATCCCCAAACCTTCATGA